Genomic window (Xenopus laevis strain J_2021 chromosome 3S, Xenopus_laevis_v10.1, whole genome shotgun sequence):
tcagaatatccctctctgcattatactaaacattaattttaagatgaacaacccctttaacaagaaCTGAGCAAACTTCTAAGAACTGAGCAAACTCTGGACTCAACAGTGCTGTGAGCTGTAGTTTAACAAGGCAGCATGTCTTATCTTTCCCTAGACTGTTACCCTTATTAATTACCCTATATACAATGCTGCCGCTGCTTGTTTTCCTTCTTATCCTTGCTCTTTCTTTATTGATATTACTTTCCAAATCCaattaaagaggtggttaacCTTTTAATacgctatagaatggctaattctaagcaacttttcaattggccttctttttttatgtttcgtagaatgatttgtctttttctgactctttccagctttcaaattggggtcactgaccctatctaaaaaaacaaatactctgtaagcctacaaatgtaatgttgttgctactttttattactcatctttctattcaggcctctcccatttatattccagtctcttactcaaatcaatgcatggttgctagggtaatatggaccctagcaaccagaccagACTGCTGAAGTTGctcaataaaatgctaaataactcaaaaaccacaaataataaaaaatgaaaacccaatggcaaattgtctaagaatatccctctctgttttatactaatagttaattgAAAATCAACGCAGCACCTCACCTTCTCTGCCCATTTTCTCCCTAGTCTGTTACCTTCCTAATTAACCCAGATACAATCCTGTCCTCTGTTTTCCCCTTTATTTTTGCCCTTTCCTTTctttattcatacctcccaacattttggaagtaaaaagagggacaacattttttttgcacgtagtgcagcaaattttttgggccacacccctttatgcggccacaccccctaattaccatgttcattttacaaaatttggcaggctatgaaagtttgaaaatatttctccttatctaaactttttttttgtgtctcaaaattgttacaaagtatcttatttgcacctgttggctgttctgtgttctctgctaaaagccaattaagtaagaaacttttgtttctttttctgactgttcgatgcagagaaaatagggactttcctgTACAAATGAGGGAaggcaggttgagctgtcaaaagagggacagtccctccgaaaaagggacagttgggaggtatgtttattgACATTATTTTCCAAATCCTCCATCACTTACCAGTGAACTGCTATCTCCTTTTTCACTCACTGGAAATTACAGTGGCGTCCAGTTCCCTTGACTACCAAGCAACAGTCTCCATGGTATCAGAATACAAGCCTTCCCATTGGCTGATTCGGCTACCCAGACATGTCAGTCAGAGTACGTCTGGTCTCCATCTTGGTAAACCCAGTGCATGTATCTTGCCAAGTCACCGTCATTATCAACAACGTTACTTCTTCTTGGGTTATTCAGTTTTGTCAGTGTGTTTCTGCACTTGTTTAAAATATAAGGGTGGCTTGATTTATGcgatatttattcatttttttaatggaacTGCTTGTTGCCATACTCAATATGGCGCCCAGACGGTAGTCGCTGAAGGTGGTGATGTTACAGGAAGTGCGCCGTCGTCGATCTCTGAACTTGGCGTTATCTGATAGGCTGCCGCTATCTCGCCGTTGGCTTTAGCTGTGAGTCTGTATCGTGTCCTGGCGGAAAAGAAGAATGAAGGCTTCGCTTGTGTTGCTGCTTCTTGGGGCTCTTGGCTGTTGGGCTGTGGAGGTGAAGAGGCCTCGTGGGGTCTCGCTGTCCAGTGAGTGTAGCagggaatgtataaatatatatatatatatatatatatatatatatatatatatatatatatagggctttCATTCTGCCTCCTGCCCGGCCGGGATGTGTCTTACGTCTGTCTGACTcaggcattaaaggggaactccacccacaaAGTTCATTTAGCCTAATGAAAGTAAATATCATTCTAAACAGCTTCCCAATATACGTTCCATACATATTGTTATTGGTTTCAAGATTATGCTTAAATAGAATGGTTTCCTgttcactgcactgctggttctgacttcaacaacaacaaaaaaaacataacaaataatgTGTTGCCTTTTGCAGACCGTGGTTTCTACGATGATTCCAAGCCGTTCACTTGTCTAGACGGATCTCGGACCATTCCCTTCGACAGAGTCAATGACGATTACTGTGACTGCGCCGATGGGACCGATGAACCTGGTGAGCGGGGGATTGTGCCAGCCGGGCCTAAATGATCAGTGATTgtagcagggttgccacctgttaggTTTTCACCCaaacagttcatttttttttttcaaaggcctgttcgggtctcaacactctgttcggttttcagctttatgaaacccgaacaatattctggccaataaataaaaacatttaaatactaagatactcaacttaacatggcttagttattatcaagtgcagttaatttcttataacagaacaaaaaagcaaatcatagttacatagttaaaggagacatgttgtgtaaaaaataagaacgtaccagtgtgttatactcatttagatatagaagaattgtaatTGTGcgttaaaaagtagtgtttcaggctgatttattgaatatttctgcaaaaaccctactagtccctcccttctcttccacttcctgctccctgaattctcaGGCTGTGTAAGGAAGCCGGTGGCTCTcaactcactgcactgtaggacaggaaccaatcagcagctagcaggacctgaaggggaactgaagcctgtctgtgcttgtgtgactgcagggctgtgattggctgtccccctcctactatgcTTTTTGTATGGACCGTTAGGActcgcccacccctcatttgaaacacagacggggaccagagaacatctatagggagctccaataaagaggctatttttaaagataatattaatatatttaatttagcaCCATGTATTTaatttagcaccatgtaaaagcaacaccatatattacttataattaccTACAAAATTAGTGGTTTTTCatatatcctatatgtctcctttaagctgggttaaaaaaaaaggccaatgtccaatcaatcaaaaataagcaattgtttttttaaattagcatttctatatttcagagctttcttgattaccgatttctgtataatggatcccaaaaTATTccgaaaactgaacagaaatcgAGCCATTTACatcataagggcagatttacttaaggccGAAGTGGCTactgctagcgacaattcgccagcattaccgcccacagggacatcaaaaagtttactaacaggcgccaattcgcaagtgaaagagacaggcgctagcgctcattcgcactatatcaccaggcgacaatttgctctggtgaatggacgtaaccccgcaaattcactaaaatgcggcttttactgaacgttgcctctttcgccagacttgctgTCGcctgctcagaccaggcaaagtgcaatggaatacAATCTTCTGTCaacctcaatcttctgtcacttacattatattctgtgactGGAAAATGCATCAaggttcaaaaaacgctggcgacttttcctttttgatTTTGATTCCTTTGTGATtttttgggaacatttttttcctaacatatggaacattcattttacagtgggctcatgtttagggcattatattaactctcttgtctttattacggttccctggacttgtgtattataaaccggtaacttaaaccatttgcagcaacatttataatggaaacatccatacaactttaaattacctgccctatgcaaatttcgctaggcagaaatgaacgctagcgcatctttgctagctgcgaaagttgccagcgtttggcgcccaggacgaaactatgtattttagtgaattagcgttgtctgagtgaattttcgcgtggcgaagtgttgcgctgggtgcgaagtggacgctggcgacttttcgcctggttagtaaatcttcccctaagtgaTGCACTAACCCCACCCCAGTGTTATAACACCTCTTACATCATGATGCCTTCCTCTGATGTCCTCATGCCCACCCCagcatcactgctccacccccaatgctatctgccccgccccctgttTGGGTTTAGCctctggcaaaggtggcaaccctagattgtAGGTTAAATGGATCTAACCCCAAACAATACATTCATTTTATAGTTACTTAGGGGCTCCttcagcagctttgcaatatacattatttttcctttttagtgGTTTGAGACCTTGGCAGTTTTAGACTGATAATACCAGGCTCTAAACTCAACAGTTCTCTTTCAAGGTCAGTGACCCTAACTGTCTATGCACTTCCTGTATACATGTTTACCGTAGGGTTTTGACTTCCAGCTGTTGGGGACTATGGAGACAAAAGCCTGGTATAGGCAGTTTCAAACTGCTATTGTCACTGGAACCACTAACAAACTGAATGTAAATTGCAGTGCTCGTCGTCGGtttacataaattaattttttggggttcagatccccttttaaaggggttgttcacctttaaatgaaagtgcaaagaggatattctgagacaatttgcaaagggttttttattttatggctgctagggcccaaattactagggatgcaccgaatccaggattcggttcgggattcggccaagattcagcctttttcagcaggattcggattcggccgaatccttgtgcctggccgaaccgaatctgaatcctaatttacatttgtaaattgtggggagggtgggatttcacgtgactttttattacaaaacgaggaagtaaacaattttttttccactttttcctttcccgcccctaatttgcatatgcaaattaggattcggttcggtattcggccgaatcttccaagatggattcggggattcggccgaatccaaaatagtggattcggtgcatccctacaaattaccctagcaaagatgaattgaaataaataagtgtctgcaatatgaataggagaggtctgaatagaaagccgCGAGTAAtagaaaatagcaataacaatacatttgtagccttacagagcatttgtcttttagatggggtcaatgcccccattggaaagctggggAGAGTTAAAAGAAGTTGCCAAATAATTCAGaagataaaatgaaggccaattgcaaagttgcttagaactggtcattctataacatactagaagttaacttaaacatgaactaaccctttaaagaGCCTCTAAACCTTCTGATTTACCTGCACAGGGGCGTTGTGGTATCTCTCTTTACAGGAAAATGTAGGCCTTTGTTCCTGCTGTGAATCTTTTTATATATGGCCCTAATCAACTGGGTGTAGCCCACCACTGCTCGCATTCCATAATGCCATGCCCCCTTGAATAGTAAGACACACCCCTATAATTCTAagcactttacattcattatttattttcttttaagtccgagatattaagggatacatgtactgttaatatgaatgaattttgttacaacagcgccacctgctggtcagtttcccaccagtctgaccaccaagtagtcaaggaacttgtcaggagaaagaaagaggctgctctgattttcttctgcttaggaaagatgtgagaaaggtttttaattttttccattaGTCTCAACTCCTAGGTGTCTGTGGGAACAAGCTATTTGCACATGTGACCTTAACTGTACaaggagttaacttttagtcacTCAAAGTGGGGCTTATGTGCTAATACTGAGCTAATTTTCCTTGATGCAGTCACTCATAGCAGGGGGTTCTTTCAGCGTACTGATGGGCCTAATATTTCCTAGTTCAGATAATTTCCAAGGCCTGTATATGACACATTGCTTGTTGCTTGTAGGTACCTCGGCCTGTTCCAATGGGAGATTCCACTGCACCAACGCTGGCTACAAACCCCAGTATATCCCATCGTCCCGCATCAACGATGGAATCTGTGGTAAGTGAGCATCTCAACTGCTTGCAATATGGGAGAGATTCTGTTCTAGGCTGAGCACTTCTCCTGTCCTTGCAGTTTGCACCAATAGTGGGTTCACCATTGGCAGAAGCAAATACTGTGCttcagagcttacagtctagtatACAGAGGAACATACATACAATACAGGGAACCTTTGGGaaagggacacagatacaatacagggagagggagCCATTGGGAGAAGCAGATCCTGTCCTGCATAGCTTACAGTCTAGTGTATAGAGGGACATAAATTCAATACAGGGTGAGGGAACCATTCTGAGAAGAGAATCGTGCCCTGCacagcttacactctaatattcAGAGGGACACGGATaaaatacagagagagggaaccattgggagaagggaattCTGTCCTGCAGAGCTTTTGGGAACTTTTGGTaaagggacacagatacaatacagggagaggggGGTCATTGTGTGAGGATAATCCTTCCCTGCAGTGCTTGCATTCTAATTTACTCTTTGTCCCCCCCAGACTGCTGTGACACAACAGATGAATATAACAGTGGAGTGGTGTGTGAGAATACCTGCAGGTAACCTAGCGATCTTGTTCTTATTAGAATGCACCACAGAATCCTTTCCTTCTATTTAACTCTGATTTCCATCAACTTCCACCTGCCCCCCCTCTGTAGGGAAATGGGCAGGAAAGCGCGAGAAGAGCTCCAGGTACAGGCAGAGACAGCCAGAGAAGGATTTCGGGTGAAACAGTTGTTGATTGAGGAAGCCAGGAAGGGACGAGAGGAAAAACAGGTACGGACCTATCTCATCCTTCCATGGTAAAGGTACTGATAAATGTGACGTGAGGCATTGCAGGAGTATCCTCACAGTGTAATTGTACCAGCACACGGCAGCTGTAATGATGCAACTGTTACTGCATGGACAGGTGCAGAAGTGCATGTGTGTTATTAGTGTATGGTTAGGGAAGTGACAACAGGTGTGTGAGTAACACATGCAGGATGGACAGAGCTACAAATGAGACTTATCTGCACTTTTTGCCACAGACCAAGTTGCAAGATATGGTACAGAGTCGCCAGGCACTGCAGGCACAAGTGGATTCTTTGCGCACAGAGAAAGAAGCAGCCGAACAACCTGAGCAAGAAGCAAAGGATGCGCATAAAAAGTCCTGGGAGGGTAAGTGTGCATGTGCCtgctggttaaaggggaactattccgaaaatgaaaattttatataagcttcctcttACTGaaatttgtaaatacaataaattaaatatgctGCAAGTTTagcttcactattcctctctcagcatctgtttcacatcattttgtcttcatgcagctgttgagtatcagatattcattgacagttggatccaatatatcttatatggggcttcctttcctagcagatgtattagagctccctcagattccagtacaaacaaaatctaacaaaataactgccttttgcacaaattctgcatgcagagagacatgatgtctggtgattttaagagtgagctctaatacatcttctaggcaaaaggaagcccccctgtaagatatattggatctaactgtcaatgaatatctgacacccaactgctgcatgaagccGGAATGAAgagaaaacagatgctgagagaggaatagtgaacataaacttgattatttcaaaaacgctagagaatttttaattgtttgtatttagaacgtttttatagaagtatgctgaagcttatattcaattttcattttcatgatagttccactttaagtaATCATGTGTTATTGCAGGTCTGCATGCCTTGTGTGTGTTTGTTCTAATTGCCCTTATGTTACAGAGAGTAGAGAAGCAGAGAAGGTTGAAATGGATAAGCAGCGATCACTGGAGGTCTTCACTGAGTTGGACCAGGACTCTGATGGAATGTGAGTGCCAAGCAGCTAGTCAGAGCTTCCTGCATAGGAATGTTGTATGTGTTAACAGCCCATCAGTTAACAGTATCCATCCATTTAGAGGCCATAAACACTGTCCTGTTATATCTGTCTGATTATGTTTGACTTGTGCGACCATTGTTCAATGTGTTTGCGTTGGGTCCTCTCACTGGAGGGGATCTGGCCACTCCAACTCTACCTATTGCACTGTTTCCAGGCTGGCTGGTGTTGAGCTGCTCTCTCACCCGGAGTTGGACGTGGATGGAGATGGTGCTATGTCAGACCAAGAGGCTCAGGTAAGCACTCAGGCCCAGGCAGCTCTCTGTAAGTTCCTAAAAATATAGGGATTtacgtcatgatttttatggtgtagtttttatttctaaatgacactgtttacactgcaaataattcactctacaatataaaatttcattcctgaagcagcaagtgtgtatttttagttgtaatattggtgtgtaggtgcttctcaggtcattttgcctggtcatgtgatttcagaaagagccagcactttaggatggaactgctttctggcaggctgttgtttctcctactcaatgtaactgaatgtgtctcagtgggacctggtttttagtattgagtgctgttcttaaatggAAGCTGACCCCAAAAAAcctccttttaaaaaaatgattcttcatttgaagttGCCTATATGTCAAGCTGACTGTGTTCCCCTTAAAGCTTTTTTCACTTAATGAATCCAGTTCTCTGTATGAAAGGTGGGAGTACTTTGGTGCAGGCAGCAACGGACAGTCTGTCTCCTATCAAGTTACAAAGAGGGGGGCAGCGTGAGGGAGAGAGAGCTCTTTGCAGCAGGCAGGCAACACACTAGAGGGGCGAAAGGTAGAAAAAGGAAACTCACAGGCTGCAGACAAAACCAGGGAGACAATCAGGAAGTTCCAGAGAGTAGAAGCTGCAAGGGAAACGGAACGAGAAGTTgcgccccctttgtgacatcatcaatcTCACATTCTGACTGGATGCAGGAGAGAGCTACAGTCTGGCTGCCACAGTCTGATGCAGAACtggatttattaagtgaaaaaaagctttaaaggagaaggaaagctaaggaggcattttattgccaatagattagctgcaatagtgcaagctagaatgctatatttattctgtagaaggttttaccatacctgagtaaaaagctctagaaactctctgtttgtttaggataggagctgcagtattaacgtggtgtgacatcacttcctgcctgagtctctccctgctctgggttcagattacagtagagaagggagggggtggggaagaggagcaaactaagcatgctcttgcccagggcaatgaggtttaagctgaaaacaggaagtctgatacagaagcccatgagtacacattagaaggaaagaaatgcagtgtttcttttgacaggggactcagagcagcattactttgggggtttactggtatatttagatggacctttctgttaaggcttacttagttttagcctttccttctcctttaaaggagaaggaaagctacggaggcattttattgccaatagattagctgcaatagtgcaagctagaatgctatatttattctgtagaatgttttaccatacctgagtaaaaagctctagaaactctgtttgtctctccctgctctgagcctgcctgagtctctccctgctctgggctcagattacagtagaaaagggtggggggtggggaagaggaagaggagcaaactgagcatgctcttgcccagggcaatgaggtttaagctgaaaacaggaagtctgatacagaagcccatgtgtacacaatagaaggaaagaaatgcagtgtttctcttgacaggggactcagagcagcactactttgggggtttactggtatatttagatggacctttctgataaggcttacttagttttaacttctcctttaaggagaaaacagtcagcatgacatatataacttcaaatgaagaatcattttttttttaaagaagtttttTGGTGTCCGCTTCTctttaaatctaccaggcagctgttatcttgtcaaGATTCAATGAAAGATCTGTGCCACAGCCTATGGAAAAAACCAAATAAccgaacctagtgcaatattgttaatatttagtGAAATCACTAAAatgttacaacactaatctgtgtgtgtcttgaaccatagaatgtctatgcacagatttttcgtgtgtattttaaagtgctatagtgatttcttcaaaaggtaaaacaaattaaaataaggtgcaatggtgttatgttcaatcagtaaaaatcagcatgtggcttctccactctctggtgggattggcaatttacaagattcctgatttcaaaacagcatatcaatatcaactccagggtattcctttttctgtaaaaaatcaGGTACAGCAACCATAGTGTAAGTTgccgttatttttttaaaaggttttaaaacttatCGCACTTGCATAACTCAAATTTCTGAATGCATATCAAACAAGCCAGTCTTGTAGTGCAGATCATGgaggtgaacctttgcaatacaTGGGTTCCACCTGCACATCCACTCTCTGCTgagaccggaagtgatgtcacacctatATTATACCTatatgttatcttgtgtcaggaagctgctatctggctaccttcccattgttctgttcttaggctgctgggagggcggtgataatcactccaacttgcagtacagcaataaagtaactgaagtttatcagagcacaagtcacaggactgggggcacctgggaaactgacaatatgtctagccccatgtcagatttccaaattaaatataaaaaaaacttggtttgttcttttgataaatggatatcagtgcagaattctgatggagctttcccatgacagtatgcctttaatatTTGTCTTCTTGTGCTTAGTCTTTGCTTGGTGGCGCATCTTCTGTGGATGTCAGCAGTTTCCAGGAGTCTGTCTGGCCTCAGAtccaagaaaaatacaaatcaGAGGTGAGATGTAGGAACTAAGCTCACTATAGCCTTGCACACTGATCACGCTTGATGCTAGGGGTATCCTTGCCCATTGCCTTTAGAGATGCCTTTGTGGTTGTCCAAGCAAGCAGATTTGTGGGGAGGGGATCTAGAAGCATATGTGGAGCTTGGTGCAACCCTA
Coding sequences:
- the prkcsh.S gene encoding protein kinase C substrate 80K-H S homeolog precursor (The RefSeq protein has 2 substitutions compared to this genomic sequence); the encoded protein is MKASLVLLLLGALGCWAVEVKRPRGVSLSNRGFYDDSKPFTCLDGSRTIPFDRVNDDYCDCADGTDEPGTSACSNGRFHCTNAGYKPQYIPSSRINDGICDCCDTTDEYNSGVVCENTCREMGRKAREELQVQAETAREGFRVKQLLIEEARKGREEKQTKLQDMVQSRQALQAQVDSLRTEKEAAEQPEQEAKDAHKKSWEESREAEKVEMDKQRSLEVFTELDQDSDGMLAGVELLSHPELDVDGDGAMSDQEAQSLLGGASSVDVSSFQESVWPQIQEKYKSETDALPVPPIEQPTESHPEVPEDDDDEEEGDDGEDDEEEEPEEDIRVPPSKAQEAEPEMPPYDETTQALIDAAQKARSQYEEAEKSLHDMEDTIKRLEKEISLDFGPSGEFSYLYGECYELSTSEYVYSLCPFNRVTQKPKHGGSETNLGSWGSWAGPEDNKFSSMKYEHGTSCWQGPNRSTQVKLSCGKDTVVTSTSEPSRCEYLMEFFTPAACHPPPEALPGDHDEL
- the prkcsh.S gene encoding protein kinase C substrate 80K-H S homeolog isoform X1, whose protein sequence is MKASLVLLLLGALGCWAVEVKRPRGVSLSNRGFYDDSKPFTCLDGSRTIPFDRVNDDYCDCADGTDEPGTSACSNGRFHCTNAGYKPQYIPSSRINDGICDCCDTTDEYNSGVVCENTCREMGRKAREELQVQAETAREGFRVKQLLIEEARKGREEKQTKLQDMVQSRQALQAQVDSLRTEKEAAEQPEQEAKDAHKKSWEESREAEKVEMDKQRSLEVFTELDQDSDGMLAGVELLSHPELDVDGDGAMSDQEAQSLLGGASSVDVSSFQESVWPQIQEKYKSETDALPVPPIEQPTESHPEVPEDDDDEEDGDDGEDDEEEEPEEDIRVPPSKAQEAEPEMPPYDETTQALIDAAQKARSQYEEAEKSLHDMEDTIKRLEKEISLDFGPSGEFSYLYGECYELSTSEYVYSLCPFNRVTQKPKHGGSETNLGSWGSWAGPEDNKFSSMKYEHGTSCWQGPNRSTQVKLSCGKDTVVTSTSEPSRCEYLMEFFTPAACHPPPEVLPGDHDEL
- the prkcsh.S gene encoding protein kinase C substrate 80K-H S homeolog isoform X2 is translated as MKASLVLLLLGALGCWAVEVKRPRGVSLSNRGFYDDSKPFTCLDGSRTIPFDRVNDDYCDCADGTDEPGTSACSNGRFHCTNAGYKPQYIPSSRINDGICDCCDTTDEYNSGVVCENTCREMGRKAREELQVQAETAREGFRVKQLLIEEARKGREEKQTKLQDMVQSRQALQAQVDSLRTEKEAAEQPEQEAKDAHKKSWEESREAEKVEMDKQRSLEVFTELDQDSDGMLAGVELLSHPELDVDGDGAMSDQEAQSLLGGASSVDVSSFQESVWPQIQEKYKSEVPPSKAQEAEPEMPPYDETTQALIDAAQKARSQYEEAEKSLHDMEDTIKRLEKEISLDFGPSGEFSYLYGECYELSTSEYVYSLCPFNRVTQKPKHGGSETNLGSWGSWAGPEDNKFSSMKYEHGTSCWQGPNRSTQVKLSCGKDTVVTSTSEPSRCEYLMEFFTPAACHPPPEVLPGDHDEL